The Chryseolinea soli genome contains a region encoding:
- a CDS encoding tetratricopeptide repeat protein — protein sequence MKNGNLLLLLLLLAVQTAEGQQTVFGLFRSEVGLGDKYYKDKNYTEALKLYMEASRKNPDVQLRIARCYYSLKEYSTAVTYYGRYLKEKRSLPWSDTYYYAEVQAATGNYKAAIEYYQKHLSNKKDDELAMRKIWRLSNIKYLYEDSSHFAVRPISLNTEYGELCATPYKNRIVFMSNRKEPELVEKVNAVMNAPFYKIYSARVLPGTSANGGHQYDKPSLFSKELASRLNAGPVVFYDKEQKMAFISAAHETGHGGDRNLQLFFAEWKNGEWTETDPFPYNSRYHSISDPTISEDGKVLYFSSDMGGGQGGKDLYRSTFEDGKWTQPENLGETVNTPYDEVFPFLHENRTLYFSSNGHPGMGGLDIFETAIKADGYSEPRNVGYPINTSYDDFGMTVDEQDTHGYFSSNRKNGGFNDDLYEFDMDLQTYPVSIAGIVKLKEHAWTDDSAITAMPQTKIYLVDNLRNTTVFETVTDNHGNFSVVVPYLSEYVIRAVGADGKQSVVVFEVPRHQRQVGAHEIVFVKDTF from the coding sequence ATGAAAAACGGGAACCTACTTTTGTTGCTCCTTCTCCTCGCGGTGCAGACCGCGGAGGGACAGCAAACGGTTTTCGGATTGTTCAGAAGCGAAGTAGGTCTTGGGGACAAATACTATAAGGACAAAAATTACACGGAGGCCTTAAAGCTGTACATGGAAGCCTCCCGAAAGAACCCGGATGTCCAACTCAGAATTGCACGGTGTTATTATTCGCTCAAAGAGTATTCGACCGCCGTTACCTACTATGGCCGTTATTTGAAAGAAAAGCGGTCGCTCCCCTGGAGTGATACTTACTATTATGCGGAAGTCCAGGCCGCGACCGGGAACTACAAGGCCGCGATCGAATACTACCAAAAGCACTTGTCTAATAAAAAGGACGACGAGCTCGCCATGCGAAAGATATGGCGGCTCAGCAACATCAAATATCTGTACGAAGATTCCTCGCACTTTGCCGTCAGACCCATTTCGCTGAACACGGAATACGGAGAGTTGTGTGCCACACCCTACAAAAACCGGATCGTGTTCATGTCGAACCGGAAAGAGCCCGAGCTTGTCGAAAAGGTGAACGCCGTCATGAACGCGCCTTTTTACAAGATCTACTCGGCCCGCGTCCTGCCCGGCACGAGTGCTAACGGGGGGCACCAATACGATAAGCCATCGCTTTTCAGCAAGGAGCTGGCCTCGCGATTGAACGCCGGACCGGTAGTGTTTTATGACAAGGAGCAAAAGATGGCCTTCATATCGGCTGCGCATGAAACGGGGCACGGGGGTGATCGGAATCTGCAACTGTTTTTTGCCGAATGGAAAAACGGCGAATGGACCGAGACGGATCCCTTTCCATACAACAGCCGGTATCATTCCATTAGCGATCCGACGATCAGTGAAGACGGCAAGGTACTTTATTTTTCATCCGACATGGGCGGCGGTCAGGGTGGCAAGGACTTGTACCGGTCTACGTTCGAGGATGGAAAATGGACACAGCCGGAAAACCTCGGTGAAACCGTGAACACACCCTATGACGAAGTCTTCCCCTTCCTGCATGAAAACCGGACCCTTTATTTTTCGTCTAATGGCCACCCCGGCATGGGCGGCCTTGATATTTTCGAGACCGCCATCAAAGCCGACGGCTATAGCGAGCCGCGCAATGTGGGCTACCCGATCAACACCAGCTATGACGATTTCGGCATGACCGTAGACGAGCAGGATACCCACGGCTACTTTTCGTCCAACAGAAAAAATGGCGGCTTCAACGACGACCTCTACGAATTTGACATGGACCTGCAAACCTATCCGGTTAGCATCGCCGGCATTGTTAAATTGAAAGAACACGCCTGGACCGATGACTCGGCGATCACCGCTATGCCCCAAACGAAGATCTATCTCGTGGACAACTTGCGCAACACGACGGTATTTGAAACCGTTACCGATAACCATGGAAATTTTTCCGTGGTGGTACCGTATCTTAGCGAATATGTTATCCGCGCGGTTGGAGCCGATGGGAAACAAAGCGTTGTCGTGTTCGAAGTCCCAAGACATCAGCGGCAAGTCGGCGCCCATGAAATTGTATTTGTAAAAGACACCTTCTAG
- a CDS encoding type IX secretion system membrane protein PorP/SprF produces the protein MFSFQQGAAQQKVQFSQYMFNNLVINPAYAGADEALSLTFIDRRQWSGVDDAPTTQTLSGHTLFKKKHFGLGATLVNDQYGVHKNLSALTDYAYHLQVGKKSFLSLGLQAGVHNTRSDYASLIGGVTNDPRLYANVSQTFFDFGAGIYFRSPRLHVGLSAPQLLPETLSLSDTLSVRLSRANYFLFTKYRITQNESIEYEPSILLKYFPGLPFSYDVNINMIYRKVLTLGLSYRKRESVDFLLKAQITPQFQIGYAYDHAIGDVARISNGSHELMVQYLFKYVETKVASPR, from the coding sequence ATGTTTTCTTTTCAGCAGGGCGCGGCCCAACAAAAGGTGCAGTTCAGCCAGTATATGTTCAACAACCTGGTCATCAATCCCGCCTATGCCGGTGCCGATGAGGCCCTGAGTCTTACGTTTATCGATCGAAGACAATGGAGCGGTGTCGACGATGCACCCACCACGCAAACGCTTTCGGGACACACGCTGTTCAAGAAAAAACATTTCGGGTTGGGTGCCACCCTCGTGAACGATCAGTATGGTGTTCACAAAAACCTGAGTGCGCTAACCGACTATGCCTATCACCTGCAGGTCGGCAAAAAATCATTCCTGTCGTTGGGGCTGCAGGCCGGCGTGCACAATACCCGTTCGGACTATGCTTCCCTGATCGGGGGTGTTACAAACGATCCCCGCCTATACGCCAACGTCTCTCAAACGTTCTTTGACTTTGGGGCGGGCATTTATTTCAGGAGTCCCCGGTTGCACGTCGGATTGTCGGCACCGCAGTTGCTTCCCGAAACGCTTTCCCTCAGCGATACGCTTTCGGTTCGTTTGAGTCGCGCCAATTATTTCCTGTTCACAAAATATCGGATCACGCAAAACGAAAGCATCGAATACGAACCCTCCATACTGTTAAAGTATTTTCCAGGATTGCCTTTCTCTTACGACGTGAACATCAACATGATCTATCGCAAAGTGTTAACGCTGGGCCTCTCCTACCGGAAACGGGAATCGGTGGATTTTCTATTAAAGGCGCAGATCACGCCGCAGTTCCAGATCGGATACGCCTACGACCACGCCATTGGCGACGTCGCCCGGATCAGCAACGGCTCGCACGAGCTGATGGTACAATATCTTTTCAAGTACGTAGAAACCAAGGTGGCCTCGCCGCGATGA
- a CDS encoding C45 family autoproteolytic acyltransferase/hydolase yields MDIKEKIVDLDLPAEKRWLFLEAYKTEVNELLACYLKDFEEATFLFSALGDYKQAVLRPEYLEEIRSIASFSRFSEDEVLMANLYYDILKFYFGCTAFAVRSENTTLHGRNLDWHTDNDLLSKHSMIFDFQKDGKTLFKTVGWPGFIGALSGVKPAAFSLTLNAVLSKDKPEIAFPISFLLRDVLATARSYDEAKRILEQTPIASDCLLLLSGLGAMEQVVIERTPRRFASRVSSEGFVVVTNDYKKLENGEADNMLQATSCGRYDRAQSLLRERAPKTAEACLYILQDEDVMMGITVQQMVFDNRTGAITLVKS; encoded by the coding sequence ATGGACATTAAAGAAAAAATCGTTGACCTGGATTTACCGGCAGAAAAACGCTGGTTATTTCTCGAGGCCTATAAAACAGAAGTGAACGAATTGCTGGCTTGTTACCTGAAGGATTTTGAAGAGGCCACTTTCCTATTTAGTGCCTTGGGCGACTATAAACAGGCCGTTCTCCGGCCGGAATATTTAGAAGAGATCCGTTCGATAGCATCCTTTTCCCGATTTAGCGAGGACGAGGTGCTCATGGCCAATTTATATTACGATATCCTGAAGTTTTATTTTGGTTGCACCGCCTTCGCGGTACGTTCCGAAAACACAACGCTTCACGGTCGAAATCTCGACTGGCATACCGATAATGATCTGCTAAGCAAGCATTCCATGATCTTTGATTTTCAGAAAGACGGCAAAACGTTGTTCAAGACGGTAGGATGGCCTGGCTTTATCGGCGCGCTTTCGGGTGTGAAACCTGCGGCCTTTTCGCTTACACTAAACGCCGTGCTGAGCAAAGACAAGCCGGAGATCGCCTTTCCGATCTCATTCCTCCTTCGCGACGTCCTGGCTACAGCACGATCCTACGATGAAGCCAAACGAATCTTAGAGCAGACACCGATCGCCAGCGACTGCCTCCTGTTGCTATCCGGGCTCGGAGCCATGGAACAAGTGGTTATTGAACGCACGCCTCGTCGATTTGCATCACGGGTATCAAGCGAAGGATTTGTTGTGGTCACAAACGACTATAAAAAACTTGAAAATGGAGAAGCCGACAATATGCTGCAGGCAACTTCCTGTGGCCGTTATGACCGGGCTCAGTCGCTTCTCCGCGAAAGGGCTCCAAAAACGGCTGAAGCGTGCTTGTATATCCTTCAAGACGAAGACGTCATGATGGGAATTACGGTTCAACAAATGGTTTTCGACAATCGCACGGGCGCGATCACGCTCGTAAAATCTTGA
- a CDS encoding ATP-binding protein, translating to MKHLSTSPLPHPFTKLNAILVLLTLIAFAILPAAGQVRQLIQVKTFDEQLKPLKNVEVSINNKDFISTGNKGEVFVELLETDLPVKTIKIKNEQYEPAAWNLSKSILEIVIRKKNYQVASVTVKDRNNVPVSNLPVTFKGRKTAQATTDAAGKIEVPLALDEKINTADQFSAKGYDVVDLQQTAKEAVLTVEAIKPVVVAQAPTQTPATTEKAAAQNPAINTDYFKNFNLANLDSIQSLTVFYAVFKNVPIKSMDAATKAKLDGKFNQLVTQLQDSASHKKDVFMGNISDSSFVSEDIKNLLKKATLEGQGLTSQKNEFDEKIRIIDQKLQKGLMNLDENTRATLFSDLIALEQLLASNESRFYKNVSDYRLIISGLKEKYFDFQKLENQLSESEARRLEEQRAFRKQIFAISLVVIGFAILIVLLITFSGRLRRQKKDLVLANEEVRRVNENLEAIVQDRTKLLAEANRELDTFLYRASHDLRSPVCSIIGLCNIAIHLSNGEPKELVERVVHTTEGMDKLLKKLSIISEINQPTGYSSITLLNLVENVQQRFSNVITEKRVKFTIDCPANLVFFSYPNLVDVVITNLVENALVYSIMQHAEGASVAFRATIKDDQLQFSVRDNGIGVDASIQHRLFDMFFKGHPDSKGNGLGLYIVQKSVQALDGSIAVASEQGQYTEFVVQLPFNVVPMEKSIQIEVA from the coding sequence ATGAAGCACCTCTCAACGTCCCCTCTGCCCCATCCGTTCACCAAGCTGAATGCGATCCTGGTTTTGCTTACCCTCATTGCCTTTGCCATTCTCCCCGCCGCCGGGCAGGTGCGGCAGTTGATCCAGGTGAAAACCTTTGACGAGCAATTGAAGCCCCTGAAGAATGTCGAGGTTTCGATCAACAACAAGGACTTCATCTCGACCGGCAACAAGGGTGAAGTGTTCGTCGAGTTGCTGGAGACGGACCTCCCGGTGAAGACTATAAAAATAAAGAATGAACAATACGAGCCAGCGGCCTGGAACCTGAGCAAAAGCATCCTGGAAATTGTTATCCGCAAGAAGAACTACCAGGTAGCCAGTGTAACCGTCAAAGACCGGAACAACGTTCCGGTGAGCAACCTCCCGGTCACCTTCAAGGGCAGGAAAACGGCCCAAGCCACGACCGATGCTGCGGGCAAAATTGAAGTCCCGCTCGCGCTTGATGAGAAAATAAACACGGCCGACCAGTTTAGCGCTAAGGGCTACGATGTTGTAGATCTGCAACAAACTGCCAAAGAGGCGGTGCTCACGGTGGAAGCCATCAAGCCGGTTGTCGTGGCACAAGCGCCAACGCAGACGCCTGCAACAACCGAAAAAGCAGCGGCCCAAAATCCGGCGATCAACACAGACTATTTTAAGAATTTCAATCTGGCCAACTTAGACTCCATCCAATCGCTCACCGTGTTCTATGCTGTCTTTAAAAACGTGCCCATAAAAAGCATGGACGCGGCGACAAAGGCTAAGCTGGACGGAAAATTCAATCAGCTGGTCACCCAGCTTCAGGATTCGGCGAGCCATAAAAAGGATGTATTCATGGGAAATATCTCCGATTCATCTTTTGTGAGCGAAGACATCAAGAACCTTTTGAAAAAGGCCACGTTGGAAGGCCAGGGTCTTACCTCCCAGAAAAACGAGTTTGATGAGAAGATCCGGATCATCGACCAAAAACTCCAGAAGGGCCTCATGAACCTCGATGAAAATACGCGCGCCACACTCTTCTCGGACCTGATCGCCCTCGAACAATTGCTCGCCTCCAACGAGAGCCGGTTCTATAAAAACGTGAGCGACTACCGGCTCATCATCAGCGGCCTCAAGGAAAAGTATTTCGATTTCCAAAAGCTGGAGAACCAACTCTCCGAAAGCGAGGCCCGGCGCCTGGAAGAACAACGCGCTTTCCGGAAACAGATTTTCGCCATATCGCTCGTGGTGATCGGTTTTGCCATCCTGATTGTTTTGCTCATCACGTTCAGCGGCCGCCTGCGAAGACAAAAGAAAGACCTTGTCCTGGCCAACGAAGAAGTGCGGCGTGTCAACGAAAACCTGGAGGCCATTGTCCAGGACCGCACCAAACTGCTTGCGGAAGCCAACCGGGAGCTCGACACCTTTTTATATCGCGCCTCGCACGACTTGCGTTCGCCTGTATGTTCGATCATCGGGCTGTGTAACATCGCCATTCACCTCTCCAATGGAGAGCCTAAAGAATTAGTAGAACGCGTCGTGCACACCACCGAGGGCATGGATAAGCTTTTGAAAAAATTGAGCATCATCAGCGAGATCAACCAACCGACCGGCTATTCCTCCATCACATTGCTCAATCTCGTGGAGAATGTACAACAACGTTTCTCGAATGTCATTACCGAGAAGCGCGTCAAATTTACGATTGACTGTCCTGCCAATCTTGTTTTTTTCTCCTATCCCAACCTGGTCGACGTGGTCATCACCAACCTGGTCGAGAACGCCCTTGTCTATAGCATCATGCAACACGCCGAGGGAGCCAGCGTGGCGTTCCGGGCCACGATCAAAGACGATCAACTTCAGTTCAGTGTTCGCGACAATGGCATTGGGGTGGACGCCAGCATTCAGCATCGCTTGTTCGACATGTTCTTCAAAGGCCATCCCGACTCAAAGGGCAACGGGCTTGGGTTGTACATCGTTCAAAAATCGGTACAGGCACTGGACGGAAGTATCGCCGTAGCGTCAGAGCAGGGGCAGTACACGGAATTTGTCGTGCAGCTTCCGTTTAACGTGGTACCGATGGAGAAATCCATACAGATTGAAGTGGCTTGA